A window from uncultured Desulfobacter sp. encodes these proteins:
- a CDS encoding BREX system ATP-binding domain-containing protein: MDETAFNDQINGTPNFYLRRAVERLREGLFDPLGVQWLTSGEEKLNQLFDRGAAALDKGTPHHLCVCGAYGQGKSHSLTYLKQRALAHNFVVSYINLDPRQIPFHDFKAVYRALMGAMVFPNGEAGPAQVWKQFAAQWLARPKNQDKSINDFIPGDMPHRFRAILAAMAHKNMEIAANKRNLKKHARFQPRSFAWTLKNALMGKEIPAHKLAAVFHYREVPFYKGHSLVCREPREYLAMVKGLAGLFKKMGYRGWALLFDEGESIGQTHITSRSKSYDLLHEIFCPNRPAPGFYPVFAFTHDFFTLVESELWDRTRKPGGRRKTDRPIEDIPCFARNFHKAWKNINIHSLQDLSPDEWEVLMAKLKILHGRAYGWEPESEKPAREMRQLLSKNKGAESRMKLRLLVNHLDLEQQKDFA; the protein is encoded by the coding sequence ATGGATGAAACGGCATTTAACGATCAGATCAACGGCACCCCAAATTTTTATCTGCGTCGGGCAGTGGAGCGCCTCAGGGAAGGCTTGTTTGATCCCCTGGGGGTCCAATGGCTCACCTCGGGGGAGGAAAAACTCAACCAGCTCTTTGACCGGGGCGCTGCAGCCCTGGACAAGGGAACACCCCACCACCTCTGCGTCTGCGGCGCATACGGCCAGGGCAAATCTCACAGCCTGACCTATCTGAAACAACGGGCGCTGGCACATAATTTTGTGGTCAGCTATATCAACCTGGACCCGCGGCAAATTCCTTTTCACGATTTTAAAGCAGTCTACCGCGCACTGATGGGGGCCATGGTCTTTCCCAATGGGGAAGCCGGCCCGGCACAAGTGTGGAAGCAATTCGCCGCCCAATGGCTGGCCCGGCCGAAAAACCAGGACAAATCCATCAATGATTTCATCCCCGGGGATATGCCCCACAGATTCCGTGCCATCCTGGCGGCCATGGCCCACAAAAACATGGAAATTGCTGCCAACAAACGAAACCTAAAAAAGCATGCCCGGTTCCAGCCCAGATCCTTTGCCTGGACCCTGAAAAACGCCCTGATGGGCAAAGAGATCCCGGCCCATAAGCTGGCCGCAGTCTTCCACTACCGGGAAGTGCCTTTTTACAAAGGCCATTCTCTGGTCTGCCGGGAACCCAGGGAATATCTGGCAATGGTAAAGGGATTGGCCGGGTTATTCAAAAAGATGGGATACCGGGGATGGGCCCTGCTGTTCGATGAAGGGGAATCCATCGGCCAGACCCATATCACCAGTCGCAGCAAAAGCTATGATCTCCTCCATGAAATCTTCTGCCCGAACAGGCCGGCCCCTGGATTTTACCCGGTATTTGCCTTTACCCACGATTTTTTTACCCTGGTTGAATCCGAACTCTGGGACCGGACCCGCAAGCCCGGCGGACGACGGAAAACCGACCGGCCAATCGAAGATATTCCCTGTTTTGCCCGTAACTTTCACAAGGCCTGGAAAAATATTAATATTCATTCTCTCCAGGACCTGTCACCGGATGAATGGGAGGTGCTCATGGCCAAACTTAAAATCCTCCACGGCCGGGCCTATGGCTGGGAGCCGGAATCCGAAAAACCGGCCCGGGAAATGAGGCAGCTCCTCTCCAAAAATAAAGGTGCCGAATCCAGGATGAAATTAAGGCTATTGGTCAACCATCTGGACCTGGAACAGCAGAAAGACTTCGCCTGA